Proteins found in one Rhodobacteraceae bacterium D3-12 genomic segment:
- a CDS encoding CoA transferase, whose protein sequence is MFKFTDPQSKSTGPLAGLRVLDLSRILAGPTCTQLLGDLGADVIKIERPGVGDDTRRWGPPFVMGRDGNPTDQSAYFVSSNRNKRSVALDISLPEDAEAVRRMTCDCDILVENFKTGGLEKYGLDYKTLSQLNPGLIYCSITGFGQSGPNATRPGYDLLAQAFGGIMSLTGEPEGEPMKVGVGAADVMCGMYASSAVLAALHHREKTGEGQHIDLALVDTQVAWLVNGATNYLVSGELPQRFGNQHPNIVPYQVFETSDGHVIVAVGNDAQFQAFCRVLECPALAEDSRFVTNEARLANRDALIAIIAAELRTHSKSCLLGKMEASGVPSGPINRLDEVFASEQVGARAMKISMPSKDALEGEINLIGNPIKFSRTPVTYRRSPPTCGADTQEVLREFGLWRENNAETEVETNDT, encoded by the coding sequence ATGTTCAAATTTACAGACCCACAATCCAAATCGACTGGGCCACTCGCCGGACTTCGTGTGCTTGACTTGTCTCGAATTCTTGCTGGCCCGACCTGCACTCAATTGCTCGGTGACCTGGGCGCGGACGTAATCAAGATAGAGCGTCCGGGAGTAGGCGATGACACACGTCGCTGGGGCCCGCCGTTCGTAATGGGGCGTGATGGCAACCCGACAGATCAAAGCGCCTATTTCGTGTCCTCCAACAGGAACAAGCGTTCGGTCGCGCTGGATATCAGCCTGCCGGAAGATGCCGAAGCCGTGCGTAGAATGACCTGCGATTGCGATATTTTGGTTGAGAACTTCAAGACCGGGGGACTTGAGAAATATGGGCTGGATTATAAAACGCTTTCCCAGCTCAATCCCGGCTTGATCTACTGTTCGATCACAGGGTTTGGCCAGTCGGGCCCCAATGCTACGCGTCCTGGATATGATCTTTTGGCGCAGGCTTTTGGCGGGATCATGAGCCTAACCGGTGAACCGGAGGGCGAGCCAATGAAGGTTGGCGTGGGCGCAGCTGATGTTATGTGCGGCATGTATGCCAGTTCAGCCGTTCTTGCTGCTTTGCATCACCGGGAGAAAACTGGTGAAGGGCAACATATCGATTTAGCGCTTGTGGATACGCAGGTGGCATGGCTGGTGAATGGGGCAACCAATTATCTGGTCTCGGGCGAATTGCCCCAGCGTTTTGGCAACCAACACCCCAATATCGTACCCTACCAAGTTTTCGAAACAAGTGACGGGCATGTCATTGTCGCAGTTGGTAACGACGCGCAGTTTCAGGCATTCTGTAGGGTGCTTGAATGCCCTGCGCTGGCAGAAGATTCGCGGTTCGTGACCAACGAGGCGCGTCTCGCCAATCGTGACGCATTAATCGCGATTATTGCAGCAGAGCTGCGCACGCATTCCAAGTCATGTTTGCTTGGGAAAATGGAAGCTTCCGGTGTTCCAAGCGGCCCGATCAACCGTCTCGATGAAGTGTTCGCGTCGGAACAGGTTGGGGCGCGGGCAATGAAGATATCCATGCCGAGCAAAGATGCGCTGGAGGGTGAAATCAACCTGATTGGCAATCCGATCAAGTTTAGCCGGACACCGGTTACCTACAGGCGCTCGCCACCCACATGCGGTGCAGATACCCAAGAGGTACTGCGCGAATTCGGGTTGTGGCGCGAAAATAACGCAGAAACGGAAGTTGAAACAAATGATACCTGA
- a CDS encoding DNA methyltransferase, which yields MRSLSGRGAERRAQVELIGAAEPETQEVAVADLIVVAEFRDYIYPGVVSTGKVERGGDKPYHTVINGENFHALEALTFTHRGKIDVIYIDPPYNSGANDWKYNNDYVGKDDLYRHSKWLAFIERRLKVARDLLNPKASALVCSIDEKEFLNLGLLIKQVFPEARVQMVSSQINAKGIIRDNEFSRTNEFLFFAFLGAHRIKPEEVDVAGGSVRWASLRRSDVESARGTPKGGPEQFYPIYVDKKTGRIVDVGEPMSPDEPATSASDLDGCLTVLPIRDKGDIREMNWGLTAPTLKERLKKGFVKAVFSGRGKKKVTIYYLTTGPIQDIEEGRIKITGYEESGAAIVSFVEGKRKNPTTQWAIESHNAQSHGSDLIREIIPGREFPFPKSLYAVEDVLRILCGDNFSAVVLDFFSGSGTTAHAVMRLNRQDGGRRQCISVTNNEVAADEHTKLRTTDLRPGDPDWEKWGICDYITKPRIEATITGKTPEGAPIKGDYKFTDEFPMAEGFEENAEFFTLTYETPVKIAHNRAFARIAPLLWMRAGSEGRRIDKEPAEGWEVADTYGLLTNLDRAAPFCAEIAAKDGIRIAYIVTDDERRFQAITRELPAGVEPVRLYESYLTNFRFAMGR from the coding sequence GTGCGCAGCCTGTCCGGCAGAGGGGCCGAGCGTAGGGCCCAGGTGGAGCTGATCGGCGCGGCAGAGCCGGAGACGCAGGAAGTTGCCGTGGCCGATCTGATCGTGGTCGCAGAGTTTCGCGATTACATCTACCCCGGCGTTGTCAGCACTGGAAAGGTCGAACGCGGCGGCGACAAGCCCTATCACACCGTAATCAACGGCGAGAACTTCCATGCCTTAGAGGCACTGACCTTCACCCATCGCGGGAAGATCGACGTGATCTACATTGATCCACCTTATAATTCGGGAGCAAATGACTGGAAGTATAACAACGACTATGTGGGGAAGGACGATCTCTACCGACACTCGAAGTGGCTTGCCTTTATTGAACGACGGCTCAAAGTTGCGAGAGACCTTCTTAACCCCAAAGCATCGGCGCTTGTTTGCAGCATCGATGAAAAAGAGTTTCTCAATCTTGGGCTATTGATAAAACAGGTTTTTCCCGAAGCGAGAGTGCAGATGGTTTCATCGCAAATCAATGCGAAAGGAATTATTCGCGATAACGAATTTTCGCGCACCAACGAGTTTCTTTTCTTTGCATTTCTGGGCGCTCACAGGATTAAGCCAGAAGAAGTTGACGTTGCTGGCGGTAGTGTTCGCTGGGCCAGTTTGAGGCGATCAGATGTTGAGTCGGCAAGAGGGACTCCCAAGGGCGGCCCTGAGCAATTCTATCCGATCTACGTAGACAAAAAGACAGGAAGAATTGTTGATGTTGGCGAACCAATGTCTCCCGACGAACCAGCAACTAGCGCATCAGATTTGGACGGCTGTCTCACGGTGCTTCCGATTCGCGACAAGGGCGACATTCGAGAAATGAACTGGGGCCTTACTGCTCCAACACTAAAAGAGCGCCTGAAGAAGGGATTCGTGAAGGCAGTATTTTCCGGGCGCGGGAAGAAGAAGGTAACAATATACTATCTGACAACGGGTCCGATCCAAGATATTGAAGAGGGCCGTATCAAGATTACTGGTTACGAGGAAAGCGGAGCAGCGATTGTCAGCTTCGTAGAGGGAAAACGGAAAAACCCGACCACTCAGTGGGCTATCGAGTCGCATAACGCCCAGTCACATGGAAGCGACCTAATCCGGGAGATAATACCAGGTCGAGAATTTCCTTTCCCTAAAAGCCTCTACGCTGTCGAAGACGTTTTGAGAATACTCTGCGGCGATAACTTTTCCGCTGTCGTGTTGGATTTCTTTTCAGGATCGGGGACTACAGCCCATGCGGTCATGCGCCTGAACCGACAAGATGGTGGTCGCCGTCAATGCATTTCAGTGACGAACAATGAAGTCGCCGCCGACGAACACACAAAGTTGCGTACGACTGACCTTCGACCCGGCGATCCCGATTGGGAAAAGTGGGGCATCTGCGACTACATCACAAAGCCCCGCATCGAAGCTACCATAACCGGTAAGACGCCAGAAGGCGCGCCAATCAAGGGCGACTACAAGTTCACCGACGAATTCCCGATGGCCGAGGGCTTTGAGGAAAACGCCGAGTTCTTCACCCTCACCTATGAAACCCCGGTCAAAATCGCCCACAACCGCGCTTTCGCGCGGATTGCCCCGCTCCTATGGATGCGGGCAGGCAGCGAAGGGCGGCGGATCGACAAGGAGCCAGCGGAAGGTTGGGAGGTGGCAGATACCTATGGCCTTCTGACCAATCTCGACCGTGCCGCCCCGTTCTGCGCGGAGATCGCAGCCAAGGATGGTATCCGCATCGCCTATATCGTCACCGATGACGAACGCCGTTTTCAGGCCATCACGCGGGAATTGCCCGCCGGGGTCGAGCCTGTGCGCCTTTACGAATCCTACCTGACCAATTTCCGCTTCGCGATGGGGCGCTGA
- a CDS encoding integrase family protein, which produces MPKLTETFARKVPQTKTGTDKHWDSEIKGLVLFVGKRSKTWYFQKDVGGVTKRVLIGRFPVISSQAARQTALGLALEMGRGAGKMAQAGAPTLEAAMEGYLVRPKLRSDAHKSTLRQQFDLHLKEWLRLPLDEISKKMVVEKHRSMADRPSAANHTLKYFRTVWNHARRVHDLPEPPTIAIEWYEEQPAGHIIEDLKNWSRSVKGLPNPIHRVFYELLLFTGLRKTEALTLEWKNVHEDHIHLPVTKNGRSFDLPILQAHHEILAPMRNLSRQWVFPSPKSKTGYITNPASIPWSPHAHRRTFATVAMEAGIMEEVVGRLLNHTPLSITGRRYVKPSLDALRAPMEIACKEIGTRIT; this is translated from the coding sequence ATGCCAAAGCTCACAGAGACCTTCGCTCGCAAAGTTCCGCAGACAAAAACGGGGACAGACAAGCACTGGGACAGCGAGATTAAAGGGCTAGTTCTGTTCGTCGGCAAACGGTCCAAGACATGGTATTTCCAAAAGGACGTCGGCGGTGTCACCAAGCGGGTACTGATCGGCCGTTTTCCTGTAATCTCATCTCAAGCAGCACGCCAAACTGCTTTGGGCCTCGCGTTGGAAATGGGGCGAGGGGCAGGTAAAATGGCCCAAGCTGGCGCGCCCACCCTCGAGGCTGCCATGGAGGGATATTTGGTTCGGCCGAAGTTGAGATCGGATGCGCATAAATCTACCCTACGTCAGCAGTTTGACTTGCACTTGAAAGAGTGGCTGCGGCTTCCTCTCGATGAGATATCCAAGAAAATGGTGGTGGAGAAACATCGGTCAATGGCGGATCGCCCATCGGCAGCGAACCATACCCTGAAGTATTTCAGAACAGTTTGGAATCATGCCCGACGGGTGCATGATCTTCCAGAACCTCCTACGATTGCGATCGAGTGGTATGAAGAGCAGCCAGCCGGGCATATCATCGAGGACCTGAAGAACTGGAGCCGATCTGTCAAAGGTCTGCCTAACCCAATCCATCGTGTTTTCTACGAGTTACTATTGTTCACAGGACTCCGCAAAACCGAAGCATTGACCCTTGAATGGAAAAATGTGCACGAAGATCATATCCACTTGCCCGTAACCAAAAACGGCCGCAGCTTCGACTTGCCGATCCTGCAAGCGCATCACGAGATTCTAGCGCCTATGCGCAATCTAAGCCGCCAATGGGTGTTCCCATCTCCAAAATCAAAGACTGGCTACATAACCAACCCAGCTTCTATCCCTTGGAGCCCGCACGCGCACCGGCGAACCTTTGCTACCGTGGCGATGGAAGCCGGGATTATGGAGGAGGTTGTAGGGCGGCTACTTAACCACACGCCGTTGTCGATTACTGGGCGAAGGTACGTAAAGCCTTCTCTTGATGCGCTGCGAGCCCCGATGGAGATTGCGTGTAAAGAAATAGGCACCAGGATTACGTGA
- a CDS encoding DEAD/DEAH box helicase family protein, with the protein MKFTLIDYQTQAVADVLDNMKKARVFWQDHDMKTAFSLAATTGSGKTVMAAAVFEALLFGNDELEFEPDPGAVVIWFSDDPSLNTQSKWRLQEASDKLTISDLVTVENTFNRETLEAGKIYFLNTQKLSKSSLLTRGHDPDDDSLETADGQKIMPDMRAFTIWDTIRNTIEDPELTLYLVLDEAHRGMKADGGVAAASGRQTIVKQLINGSGSTPAIPIVWGISATVDRFNKAMKDMQGRTILPHVQVDAGLVQASGLLKDTITMDVPDEVGDFETVLLRRGADKLREITEAWEAYAQEQGDGSKVQPLMVLQVPDAPNPKDIGNWLDVILERFPDLPEDSIANVFGEHKTETFGRHTVPYIEPQRVQQDDWVRILIAKNAISTGWDCPRAEVMVSLRAASDKTHITQLLGRMVRTPLARRISGNDRLNAVDCLLPHFNKETVTAVVDELMKGGESGEELPGRRVLINPREMKPNPAIPEGVWDKLTSLPSQTLPKKQARPVKRLTALAHELAMDDLLPDAGRKAHEAMHAVLDAALVTHDTQINEARASVMTVEGKTLSADTKTQKMTFNDFVEAADYAVIEDAYKRAGRAISPDLATTYAEHLAAGMEDEEDDEEALIEAHTIIAAIGLVPKIKEDLEAEAEKLAKEWLAAHKEAIKGLTDERQEAYRQIREMSTDPLPVEIARPNMWLQPTSAREPNGKEYDLDRFERHLLCDEEGLFPDAFNSSWEPAVLRAELQKEGSIGWYRNPARASQDSLGVIYEEAGENRMVRPDFIFFVQKDDGTIAADLIDPHGDHLADALPKLKGLAKYAADNLATFRRIEAITKLKKTGTYRMLDLTKEDVRKAVEDATSAEGLYRSAEAEDYLA; encoded by the coding sequence ATGAAATTTACGCTTATCGACTATCAGACCCAAGCCGTCGCGGACGTGTTGGACAACATGAAGAAGGCGCGGGTGTTCTGGCAAGACCACGACATGAAAACCGCCTTTTCCCTCGCCGCCACCACCGGCTCCGGTAAGACCGTGATGGCCGCCGCCGTGTTCGAGGCGCTGTTATTCGGCAATGACGAATTGGAGTTCGAACCCGACCCCGGCGCGGTCGTGATCTGGTTCAGCGATGACCCGTCGCTCAACACGCAATCCAAATGGCGCTTGCAGGAGGCCTCCGACAAGCTGACCATTTCCGACCTTGTGACGGTCGAAAACACCTTCAACCGTGAGACCTTGGAAGCCGGGAAAATCTACTTCCTCAACACGCAGAAACTTTCCAAGAGCAGCCTCCTGACGCGCGGCCACGACCCGGACGACGACAGCCTAGAAACCGCAGACGGGCAAAAGATCATGCCCGACATGCGCGCCTTCACGATTTGGGACACGATCCGTAACACCATCGAAGACCCCGAGTTGACGCTCTACCTCGTGCTGGACGAAGCACACAGGGGCATGAAGGCCGATGGCGGGGTTGCCGCCGCTTCTGGCAGGCAGACCATCGTCAAACAGCTCATCAACGGCTCTGGCAGCACGCCTGCCATTCCGATTGTCTGGGGTATCTCTGCCACCGTGGACCGCTTCAACAAGGCGATGAAGGATATGCAAGGACGCACGATCCTGCCGCATGTTCAGGTGGACGCCGGGTTGGTGCAGGCATCAGGCCTTTTGAAAGACACGATCACGATGGACGTGCCCGACGAGGTTGGCGATTTCGAAACCGTGCTTCTACGCCGTGGGGCCGACAAGCTGCGCGAGATCACCGAAGCCTGGGAGGCCTATGCGCAAGAGCAGGGCGACGGGAGCAAGGTGCAGCCGCTCATGGTGCTGCAAGTGCCAGATGCACCGAACCCTAAAGACATTGGGAATTGGCTGGACGTGATCCTTGAGCGGTTTCCAGACCTGCCCGAAGACAGCATTGCCAACGTGTTTGGCGAACACAAAACCGAGACCTTTGGGCGGCACACCGTTCCCTACATCGAGCCTCAGAGGGTCCAACAGGACGATTGGGTGCGCATCCTCATCGCCAAGAACGCGATCAGCACCGGTTGGGACTGCCCCCGCGCCGAAGTCATGGTCTCGCTTCGCGCAGCGTCCGACAAGACCCACATCACGCAGCTTTTGGGGCGGATGGTGCGAACCCCACTCGCGAGGCGGATTTCGGGGAACGACCGGCTAAACGCCGTGGACTGCCTTCTGCCTCACTTCAACAAGGAAACCGTGACGGCAGTCGTGGACGAGCTGATGAAAGGCGGTGAAAGCGGCGAAGAACTGCCCGGTCGCCGCGTCCTGATCAATCCGCGTGAAATGAAGCCTAATCCGGCGATCCCCGAAGGGGTTTGGGACAAGCTAACTTCGCTCCCCTCCCAGACCTTGCCAAAGAAGCAGGCCCGCCCAGTCAAACGCCTGACAGCGCTAGCGCATGAACTGGCAATGGACGACCTCTTGCCCGACGCTGGTAGAAAGGCCCATGAAGCGATGCACGCTGTTCTGGACGCCGCTCTGGTGACCCATGACACACAAATCAACGAGGCCCGTGCATCAGTCATGACCGTGGAGGGGAAAACCCTGTCGGCAGACACGAAGACGCAAAAGATGACCTTCAACGACTTCGTTGAAGCTGCTGACTATGCCGTTATCGAAGACGCATACAAACGAGCCGGACGCGCCATCAGCCCTGACCTTGCCACGACCTATGCTGAGCATTTGGCCGCAGGGATGGAAGACGAAGAGGATGACGAAGAAGCACTGATCGAGGCGCACACGATCATCGCCGCAATCGGACTGGTGCCCAAGATCAAGGAAGACCTAGAGGCCGAGGCGGAGAAGCTGGCCAAGGAATGGCTTGCTGCGCACAAAGAGGCGATCAAGGGCCTTACCGATGAGCGGCAGGAAGCCTACCGCCAGATTAGGGAAATGAGCACGGACCCGCTTCCAGTCGAAATCGCCCGCCCGAATATGTGGCTACAACCCACATCGGCACGCGAACCTAACGGCAAGGAATACGACCTTGATCGGTTCGAGCGTCATCTACTTTGCGATGAGGAAGGTCTGTTTCCAGACGCCTTCAATTCATCGTGGGAACCCGCCGTCCTACGTGCCGAGCTTCAAAAGGAAGGCAGCATCGGTTGGTATCGTAACCCGGCACGAGCAAGCCAAGACTCCCTTGGGGTTATCTATGAAGAGGCGGGGGAAAACCGCATGGTCCGCCCAGACTTCATTTTCTTCGTACAGAAGGACGATGGCACCATCGCAGCCGATTTGATCGACCCACATGGGGATCATCTCGCGGATGCATTGCCGAAGCTCAAAGGGCTGGCGAAATATGCTGCCGACAATCTAGCAACCTTTCGACGCATCGAGGCCATAACCAAACTGAAAAAGACGGGAACCTACCGGATGCTCGACCTGACCAAAGAAGATGTGAGAAAGGCGGTTGAAGACGCCACGAGTGCAGAAGGCTTGTACAGAAGCGCAGAAGCAGAAGACTACTTAGCGTGA
- a CDS encoding acyl-CoA dehydrogenase family protein, translating to MIPESQAILDEIAVEARALAEGEFRSRAAEVDATEAYPWDNVAKLRDAGFMGMTIPKEYGGRGLSYLAAVTVVEEMARCCATMGRITVEANMGAVGAIMQYGSEKQKQLAADLVLSGDKPAICITEPGAGSAATEMTTTAEKKGNTYVLNGTKYWITGGGVSKLHLIFARLFEDGEFKGIAGFIAERGKSEGLIIGEREPAMGVRGIPETYLHFNDMKVPEDMIVVPPEGIKRGFAGLMRAYNAQRVGAGTVALGIAQGAFDIAVDYARNREQFGRPIAEFQGLQWMIADMSIGLKSARALLRSAAATQVGGFPDITAAAQAKILASETAQKVVNDALQIHGSMGYSRNLPLERAVRDARMFTIAGGTAQILRTQVAAAVLGIKTPQTRDGYTRLFSKADGVTVAAK from the coding sequence ATGATACCTGAAAGCCAAGCCATTTTGGATGAGATCGCCGTTGAGGCGCGCGCTTTAGCGGAAGGGGAGTTTCGCTCGCGGGCGGCCGAAGTTGACGCCACCGAAGCCTATCCGTGGGACAACGTGGCGAAGTTGCGCGATGCCGGCTTTATGGGGATGACGATTCCCAAAGAGTACGGTGGACGCGGTCTTTCTTACCTTGCTGCTGTGACAGTCGTTGAGGAGATGGCACGGTGCTGTGCCACGATGGGCCGGATCACCGTGGAGGCCAACATGGGTGCGGTTGGCGCCATTATGCAATACGGCAGCGAAAAGCAAAAACAGCTTGCTGCTGATCTCGTTTTGTCCGGCGACAAGCCTGCAATTTGTATTACGGAACCCGGCGCTGGTAGCGCTGCGACCGAAATGACGACCACTGCTGAGAAAAAAGGTAACACATACGTATTGAACGGCACCAAATACTGGATCACAGGCGGGGGTGTTTCGAAGCTGCACCTGATTTTTGCGCGGCTTTTTGAAGATGGCGAATTCAAGGGCATCGCTGGGTTTATCGCGGAACGGGGCAAGTCCGAGGGTCTGATCATTGGCGAGCGCGAGCCGGCCATGGGAGTGCGCGGGATTCCAGAAACATACCTTCATTTCAATGACATGAAGGTTCCTGAAGACATGATCGTAGTGCCGCCAGAAGGCATCAAACGTGGTTTTGCTGGACTAATGCGTGCGTATAACGCGCAACGCGTAGGGGCCGGCACCGTTGCACTTGGTATTGCGCAGGGCGCTTTCGACATTGCTGTGGACTATGCGCGAAATCGAGAGCAGTTCGGCCGGCCAATCGCCGAGTTTCAAGGCTTGCAGTGGATGATCGCCGACATGTCCATAGGCCTCAAGTCGGCCCGCGCTTTGTTGCGATCCGCTGCAGCAACCCAGGTTGGCGGCTTTCCAGATATTACCGCCGCTGCGCAAGCCAAAATTCTGGCTTCGGAAACCGCTCAGAAGGTGGTGAACGATGCTCTGCAGATCCACGGTTCAATGGGGTATTCACGCAACCTTCCGTTGGAACGCGCTGTGCGCGATGCGCGAATGTTCACCATCGCCGGGGGAACTGCCCAAATTTTACGAACTCAGGTCGCGGCAGCGGTTTTGGGAATCAAGACGCCGCAAACTCGAGATGGCTACACTCGGCTTTTCAGTAAAGCTGATGGCGTAACAGTGGCAGCCAAATAA
- a CDS encoding LysR family transcriptional regulator, translated as MNLRQLRTITAFLETQSFAAAGGTVGLSPSAVSIQMKELEAHLGAQLFDRSSRPPTLTAEGIAVANAARKALAEIEKIRIAASGEELPAQISIGFVPTNLQEILPRFLTDFRNAFPSIQLLIKSGLSGELANKVLAREIDFALVTSPRIAHEELEVTSIAEEPTYVIGPKSLANIETDRERLLALPYIAFNKRAWLGQRVAARLQSRGINVHEEMELDALDAMERLVAYGHGVSIVPQRLLAPPLEQNLSTIPFCTPSLVRQLVLIQNRRGRRSEVDLRIVEILRAIGQQTWRKKLSHDLNS; from the coding sequence ATGAACCTCCGTCAACTAAGAACAATTACCGCTTTTCTAGAGACACAAAGCTTTGCCGCTGCAGGCGGCACCGTTGGCCTCAGTCCGTCAGCTGTAAGCATTCAGATGAAGGAACTCGAAGCTCATCTAGGAGCACAATTGTTTGATCGAAGCAGTCGCCCTCCAACGCTCACTGCAGAGGGAATCGCTGTCGCCAACGCCGCTCGCAAAGCATTGGCAGAAATTGAAAAAATCAGAATAGCAGCAAGTGGCGAAGAGCTTCCCGCACAGATTTCAATCGGTTTCGTCCCAACCAACCTGCAGGAAATACTGCCCAGGTTCCTTACCGATTTCCGCAATGCCTTTCCTTCGATTCAACTTCTGATCAAGTCGGGTCTCTCAGGTGAATTGGCGAACAAAGTGCTCGCCCGCGAAATCGATTTCGCGCTCGTTACCTCGCCAAGGATTGCCCATGAAGAATTAGAAGTAACGAGCATCGCTGAAGAACCAACATATGTGATCGGCCCGAAATCGCTTGCTAACATCGAAACCGACCGCGAACGCCTTCTCGCCCTGCCCTACATTGCCTTCAACAAGCGCGCTTGGTTGGGCCAGCGCGTGGCTGCGCGCCTGCAATCCCGCGGAATCAACGTACACGAAGAGATGGAACTCGACGCACTCGACGCGATGGAACGGCTTGTGGCTTACGGTCACGGCGTATCCATCGTCCCGCAAAGGTTGCTTGCTCCACCGTTAGAGCAAAATCTATCGACCATACCGTTTTGCACGCCGAGCCTAGTGCGCCAACTTGTCTTAATTCAGAACCGCCGCGGGCGCAGATCCGAGGTCGATCTTCGCATCGTCGAAATCCTCCGCGCAATCGGTCAACAAACATGGCGAAAGAAATTGAGCCACGACTTAAATTCGTAA
- a CDS encoding tetratricopeptide repeat protein produces MKHYENMDGLVFTASAPESANRFSELSSAYMGFRRDTGSILKNMLAEDPDMPMARCAQGYFAKLFGSSNQSRKAQEISGELNVLLERVNATDREQNHAAALTAWCAGELDQASQLWEEILLDDPNDGMALRLAHFTHFYSGDPRRMRDSMARILPLWSENHRDYGFLLGMYAFGLEECGEYGKAESFGRQAVERNPADAWSVHSVAHVLEMSERHEEGIGWVKGLEEHWSTVNNFRFHLYWHRSLYHLERGEFDTVLALYDEQIVSDIDSDFYLDICNASSLLWRLEMFGVDVGSRWSDLVAVARTHVKDTDLIFVSLHYLMALVAGGDREAAEEMIDNIEKWSQLGDTQAKVCAESGLALAKGLRLARDGKYAAAADHIEPVKYALDRIGGSRAQRDLFHMILLDVTQSSQDMLRARALFSERLGHKVHSDWTWHHYARIQEQLGNPQGAQVDAWFKAGTRAS; encoded by the coding sequence ATGAAGCATTACGAGAACATGGACGGGTTGGTTTTTACGGCTAGTGCCCCCGAAAGTGCGAACCGTTTCTCGGAGTTGAGCTCGGCATACATGGGCTTTCGCAGGGATACCGGTTCAATCCTTAAAAACATGCTCGCGGAAGACCCCGACATGCCCATGGCACGTTGCGCGCAGGGCTATTTTGCAAAGCTGTTTGGGAGTAGCAACCAGTCGAGGAAAGCACAGGAAATCAGTGGCGAATTGAACGTTCTTCTTGAGCGTGTGAATGCGACCGATCGAGAACAAAATCATGCTGCTGCTCTAACGGCGTGGTGCGCGGGTGAATTGGATCAGGCGTCTCAGCTTTGGGAAGAGATATTGCTGGATGATCCTAATGACGGGATGGCGCTTCGACTGGCCCATTTTACCCATTTTTATTCGGGTGATCCGCGTCGGATGCGAGATTCTATGGCACGTATCCTTCCGCTCTGGTCGGAAAACCATCGTGACTACGGGTTCCTACTGGGGATGTACGCCTTTGGGTTGGAGGAATGCGGTGAGTATGGGAAAGCCGAGAGTTTTGGGCGACAAGCGGTTGAACGCAACCCAGCTGACGCCTGGTCGGTCCATTCCGTCGCGCATGTATTGGAGATGTCGGAACGCCACGAGGAAGGTATCGGTTGGGTTAAAGGGCTCGAGGAGCATTGGTCGACCGTCAACAATTTCCGTTTCCACCTCTACTGGCATCGGAGCCTCTATCATTTGGAGCGAGGCGAGTTCGATACGGTTCTTGCGCTCTACGACGAGCAAATAGTTTCGGATATCGACTCGGATTTCTATCTCGACATCTGCAATGCCTCATCGCTCCTTTGGAGGCTCGAGATGTTCGGCGTGGATGTGGGGAGCCGCTGGTCCGATCTTGTTGCCGTGGCGCGAACCCATGTGAAGGACACGGACCTTATCTTTGTTTCGCTGCATTACCTGATGGCGCTGGTTGCAGGTGGTGACAGGGAAGCCGCGGAAGAGATGATCGATAACATAGAGAAATGGTCGCAGCTTGGTGATACACAAGCGAAGGTTTGCGCCGAAAGCGGGCTTGCTCTTGCCAAGGGTTTAAGGCTGGCTCGGGACGGGAAATATGCCGCCGCTGCCGATCATATTGAACCGGTGAAATACGCGCTCGACCGGATCGGCGGAAGCCGGGCACAACGCGATCTCTTCCATATGATTTTGCTAGACGTAACCCAATCAAGCCAAGACATGCTCAGGGCTCGTGCGCTCTTTTCAGAGAGACTTGGGCACAAGGTGCACTCTGACTGGACGTGGCATCACTATGCGAGAATTCAAGAGCAACTGGGCAATCCTCAAGGCGCTCAGGTGGACGCTTGGTTCAAGGCGGGGACGCGAGCGTCCTAA
- a CDS encoding helix-turn-helix domain-containing protein: MPAEYLTAREAAAYTSLSESYLAKLRMGTSRTEGPAYILVGLRAVRYKRSALDDWMDGRAHGKQNSAVAK, encoded by the coding sequence ATGCCCGCAGAATACCTAACCGCACGCGAAGCGGCAGCTTATACCAGTCTGAGTGAAAGCTATCTCGCGAAACTTCGTATGGGAACCAGCCGCACAGAAGGACCAGCTTACATTCTGGTTGGTCTACGCGCTGTTCGCTACAAGCGTTCCGCGTTGGACGATTGGATGGATGGACGCGCACATGGAAAGCAAAATAGCGCGGTGGCTAAATAA